Proteins from one Pseudodesulfovibrio sp. JC047 genomic window:
- a CDS encoding divergent polysaccharide deacetylase family protein, whose amino-acid sequence MEDFVKQADFAILKTLREQKISMHDLDLVDVEVRKERDHVYHYQVLQLPRLPQKNSFLVTLRRYLFERLPDAILLEKDANELCIQINGLPTHRLVLRPTPEVIARPNSQKAIMAIVIDDIGENFAVLKGLLQLDLPLTFAVWPHASHTKDSVHLITKAQHDLLIHFPMEPRGYPKVKPGDDALFVSMTPEQIQKQIAENVRQIPGAIGTNNHMGSRFTAFSPGMEIALKEFKRRGLFFLDSMTSGQSVGRQTATDVGIPFYKRDIFLDNVKDVNAIVHQLKKTERVALRRGSAIAIGHPYKATLAALQKWQAEKKSAILVIPLSRMTPQ is encoded by the coding sequence ATGGAAGATTTCGTCAAGCAGGCGGATTTTGCCATTTTAAAGACATTGCGAGAGCAAAAAATTTCGATGCATGATTTGGACTTGGTGGATGTGGAAGTTCGTAAAGAACGGGATCATGTTTACCATTATCAGGTTTTGCAACTTCCCCGTCTCCCTCAAAAAAACAGTTTTTTGGTCACGTTGCGGCGGTATCTTTTTGAACGCCTCCCCGACGCCATTCTGCTTGAGAAAGACGCCAATGAGCTTTGTATCCAGATTAACGGTCTTCCTACGCATCGTCTGGTTTTACGCCCTACTCCTGAAGTCATTGCTCGCCCGAATTCGCAAAAAGCGATTATGGCCATCGTCATAGACGATATTGGAGAAAATTTTGCAGTTCTCAAAGGTTTGTTGCAGCTTGATTTACCGCTGACTTTTGCCGTGTGGCCTCACGCAAGCCATACCAAGGACTCAGTTCACCTCATCACTAAGGCGCAGCATGATCTGCTTATTCATTTCCCAATGGAGCCGCGTGGATATCCAAAAGTCAAACCCGGGGATGACGCATTATTTGTCTCCATGACACCTGAACAAATTCAAAAACAGATTGCTGAAAATGTGCGACAAATTCCCGGTGCCATTGGTACAAACAACCATATGGGGTCTCGATTTACCGCGTTTTCTCCCGGTATGGAAATCGCTTTGAAAGAATTCAAGCGTCGTGGGCTGTTCTTTCTGGATAGCATGACCTCTGGGCAAAGCGTCGGACGTCAAACCGCAACCGATGTTGGTATTCCATTTTATAAACGAGATATTTTTTTAGATAATGTCAAAGACGTAAACGCGATTGTCCATCAGTTGAAAAAAACCGAACGGGTCGCCCTGCGTCGCGGATCAGCCATTGCGATCGGGCACCCATACAAGGCCACTCTTGCCGCCTTGCAAAAATGGCAGGCTGAAAAAAAATCCGCAATTCTTGTTATTCCCCTTTCCCGAATGACACCTCAATAG
- a CDS encoding S41 family peptidase → MRVTLWIVTFFLLFTMTIAPAPTMAGRDNHFESLKRFSQILDLVEGNYVKPITKKELIDNSIKGMIEQLDPHSAYLSAEDFKEMQVETAGKFSGIGIEISQDQGRIIVVSPIEDTPAYKAGLLAGDIILEINEEPTQGMTLMDAVKRIRGEKGTIVTLLILHKESNKPVEVPITRGTIPIVNVKTQSLEDGYLYLRLTKFQESSTRNLREEIEKYQKTHTLKGIVFDLRNNPGGLLGQAVSVADTFIEDGTIVYIQGKNEADRKDFYATKNSNEVKVPLVTLINAGSASASEIVAGALQDHKRSLIVGERSFGKGSVQTIIPMSDGSGIKLTTALYYTPSGRSIQATGIEPDLRIPFVIPSTDDVSDMRDRFMVREKDLNRHLENGTKSSKIGKDADAEKAKEMLARDNQLRMALELVKSLPKLREIR, encoded by the coding sequence ATGCGCGTCACGCTTTGGATCGTTACTTTTTTTCTTCTTTTCACCATGACTATCGCTCCTGCCCCGACCATGGCAGGCCGGGATAACCATTTTGAATCGCTCAAACGGTTTTCCCAGATTTTGGATTTGGTGGAAGGAAATTATGTCAAGCCAATCACTAAAAAAGAACTCATCGACAATTCCATCAAGGGAATGATTGAGCAGCTCGACCCTCATTCCGCGTATCTTTCTGCCGAAGATTTCAAAGAAATGCAGGTTGAAACAGCTGGCAAATTCAGTGGAATCGGTATCGAGATAAGTCAGGATCAAGGACGAATAATTGTCGTTTCTCCAATTGAGGACACTCCGGCATACAAGGCGGGATTGTTGGCGGGAGACATTATCCTTGAAATCAATGAAGAGCCGACACAAGGCATGACGTTGATGGATGCTGTCAAACGGATTCGTGGAGAAAAAGGCACGATCGTCACGCTGCTTATTTTGCACAAGGAATCCAACAAGCCCGTGGAAGTTCCCATTACACGCGGCACGATTCCCATCGTGAACGTCAAGACTCAGTCTCTTGAAGACGGGTATCTCTATTTGCGATTAACGAAATTTCAGGAGTCCTCAACGCGGAACCTTCGTGAAGAAATTGAAAAATATCAGAAAACACACACCCTCAAGGGCATTGTTTTTGATTTGAGAAATAATCCGGGCGGCTTGCTTGGACAGGCCGTTTCCGTGGCTGACACCTTTATTGAAGATGGCACGATCGTGTATATTCAAGGCAAAAATGAAGCCGATCGCAAAGACTTTTATGCCACAAAGAATTCCAATGAAGTCAAGGTGCCGCTGGTCACATTGATCAACGCGGGGTCTGCTTCGGCCTCTGAAATTGTGGCTGGTGCCCTTCAGGACCACAAACGCTCTCTCATCGTGGGCGAACGGTCGTTTGGCAAGGGGTCTGTGCAAACAATTATCCCCATGTCTGACGGGTCCGGCATCAAATTGACGACCGCATTGTACTACACTCCCAGTGGACGTTCCATCCAGGCCACGGGAATCGAGCCGGATTTGCGGATACCCTTCGTGATCCCCAGCACGGACGATGTGTCTGATATGCGTGATCGATTCATGGTCCGCGAGAAAGACCTGAACCGGCATCTGGAAAACGGAACAAAGTCGTCAAAAATCGGCAAGGATGCTGATGCCGAAAAAGCCAAGGAGATGCTCGCTCGAGACAACCAGCTTCGGATGGCATTGGAACTGGTCAAGAGCCTGCCCAAATTGAGAGAGATCAGATAG